The Rhipicephalus sanguineus isolate Rsan-2018 chromosome 7, BIME_Rsan_1.4, whole genome shotgun sequence genome includes a window with the following:
- the LOC125756154 gene encoding uncharacterized protein LOC125756154: MQQVQEYVSVGWRFAGMKHVHLILEFLRGRNSWVLDIIPELRAKGERLQAFLKAYQRLGADGPYMKLLHLPEAATAMRKHLGLHVAAAYALAVLEDENWLQYKGVPRDEAEEAVLSKISAIKRMGLGAPPKDGRAAPAAVAGGDGDDDGDSRGVDVAAAGEPAATAAATAP; the protein is encoded by the exons ATGCAGCAAGTGCAGGAGTACGTGTCCGTGGGCTGGCGTTTCGCTGGGATGAAGCACGTGCACCTCATCCTGGAGTTCCTCAGGGGCCGCAACTCTTGGGTCCTGGACATCATTCCAGAGCTGCGCGCCAAGGGTGAACGCCTCCAG GCGTTCCTGAAGGCGTACCAGCGGTTGGGTGCGGACGGCCCCTATATGAAGCTGTTGCACCTTCCCGAGGCGGCGACAGCGATGCGCAAGCACCTGGGCTTGCACGTGGCGGCTGCGTACGCGCTAGCCGTGCTGGAAGATGAGAACTGGCTGCAGTACAAGGGCGTGCCGCGCGACGAGGCCGAGGAGGCGGTGCTCTCCAAGATCTCGGCCATCAAGCGCATGGGCCTCGGTGCGCCCCCAAAGGACGGCCGGGCTGCCCCCGCCGCCGTCGCTGGGGGTGACGGCGATGACGACGGCGACTCGAGGGGTGTGGACGTCGCCGCAGCGGGCGAGCCCGCTGCCACCGCGGCGGCCACAGCGCCATAG